One Brachybacterium kimchii genomic window carries:
- the rpe gene encoding ribulose-phosphate 3-epimerase — protein sequence MTYSTDSAFIHPSILNADFMRIGEELDRIASADSVHVDIMDGHFVPNITFGVDMVSQIVRHGPIPVDAHLMIEDADREAPAYAEAGADSVTFHLEAASAPIRLARELRAKNARAGVALRPATPVEPLLDIIGEFDMLLLMTVEPGFGGQSFLETMLPKIRRARKAISDAHLEVSIQVDGGVNRETIERCAEAGANVFVAGSAIYRAQDAASEIDALRTLASSHGH from the coding sequence GTGACCTACTCGACCGATTCCGCCTTCATCCACCCCAGCATTCTCAACGCCGACTTCATGCGCATCGGCGAGGAGCTCGATCGCATCGCCAGCGCCGACAGCGTCCACGTCGACATCATGGACGGCCACTTCGTCCCGAACATCACCTTCGGCGTGGACATGGTCTCCCAGATCGTCCGCCACGGCCCGATCCCGGTGGACGCCCACCTCATGATCGAGGACGCCGACCGCGAGGCCCCCGCCTACGCCGAGGCCGGCGCCGATTCGGTGACCTTCCACCTCGAGGCCGCGAGCGCCCCCATCCGCCTGGCCCGCGAGCTGCGTGCGAAGAACGCCCGCGCCGGGGTCGCCCTGCGCCCGGCGACGCCCGTCGAGCCGCTGCTGGACATCATCGGCGAGTTCGACATGCTCCTGCTGATGACCGTCGAGCCCGGCTTCGGCGGCCAGAGCTTCCTGGAGACCATGCTCCCGAAGATCCGCCGTGCCCGGAAGGCGATCAGCGACGCGCACCTGGAGGTCTCGATCCAGGTCGACGGGGGAGTGAACCGCGAGACCATCGAGCGCTGCGCCGAGGCGGGGGCCAACGTGTTCGTCGCCGGCTCCGCCATCTACCGCGCGCAGGACGCGGCCTCCGAGATCGACGCCCTGCGCACGCTGGCGAGCAGCCACGGCCACTGA